A stretch of Gemmobacter fulvus DNA encodes these proteins:
- a CDS encoding outer membrane protein assembly factor BamD, translated as MTGGNSGAGILGGLLLAAMLAGCGGGSSKEVPLDTLSAEQIYKRGEFTLEQEGKPESAIRYFAEVERLYPYSEWARRALIMQAFTYHQGKNYEDARAAAQRFLDYYPGDEEAAYAKYLMALSYYDQIDEVGRDQGLTFQALQALREVIEEYPNSEYARSAILKFDLAFDHLAAKEMEIGRYYLKKGHYTSAINRFRVVVQDFQTTTHTAEALHRLVEAYLALGFTDEAQTAGAILGHNYQSSPFYDDSYKLLTGRGLSMEAKGDSWLSKVYRQVIKGEWL; from the coding sequence ATGACAGGCGGAAATTCGGGCGCGGGCATCCTTGGCGGTCTGCTTCTTGCAGCGATGCTGGCAGGGTGTGGCGGCGGCAGTTCCAAGGAAGTGCCGCTGGATACGCTCAGCGCCGAGCAGATCTACAAGCGTGGCGAATTCACGCTGGAGCAAGAGGGCAAACCGGAATCCGCGATCCGCTATTTCGCCGAGGTTGAGCGCCTGTATCCCTATTCCGAATGGGCGCGCCGTGCCTTGATCATGCAGGCCTTCACCTATCATCAGGGTAAGAACTATGAAGACGCCCGTGCCGCCGCACAGCGTTTTCTGGATTATTACCCCGGCGATGAAGAAGCCGCCTATGCCAAATACCTGATGGCGCTGTCCTATTATGACCAGATCGACGAAGTGGGCCGCGATCAGGGGCTGACCTTCCAGGCGCTTCAGGCGCTGCGCGAAGTGATCGAAGAATACCCCAATTCCGAATATGCCCGCTCGGCGATTCTGAAGTTCGACCTGGCGTTCGACCATCTGGCCGCCAAAGAGATGGAGATCGGGCGCTATTACCTGAAGAAGGGGCACTACACCTCGGCGATCAACCGCTTCCGTGTGGTGGTGCAGGACTTCCAGACCACGACGCATACCGCCGAAGCGTTGCACCGTCTGGTCGAGGCCTATCTGGCGCTCGGCTTTACCGATGAGGCGCAGACGGCCGGGGCGATTCTGGGCCACAACTATCAGTCCAGCCCGTTCTATGACGACAGCTATAAACTGCTGACCGGGCGGGGCCTGTCGATGGAGGCCAAGGGCGACAGCTGGCTGAGCAAGGTTTACCGTCAGGTGATCAAGGGCGAATGGCTGTAA
- the recN gene encoding DNA repair protein RecN yields the protein MLRSLDIRDMLIIDRLSLLFQPGLNVLTGETGAGKSILLDSLGFVLGWRGRAELVRQGAEQGEVVAVFDLPPAHAARDVLAEYGIEAEDELILRRINHADGRKTAWVNDRRVSGEVLRALSDRLVELHGQHDDRGLLNPRGHRQMLDAYAGLDLAPARAAWSALASSKKQLAAAEGALAAVQAEESFLRHAVAELDKLNPESGEEAVLDTRRRAMQASEKIRADVARAAATLSEQGAEAMLLEALRRLEGAADQADGALDAPIAALNRVLMELGEAQSGVDRCLSALDFNPAELEALEERLFAIRALARKHSVLPDDLGGFAEGLRTRLEALDGGAQNIAALTRAVALAQDSYDAASAELTAIRRAAALRLDAAMAAELAPLKMERAVFVTHVTEGDPGPEGRDAVAFTVATNPGAPAGPLNRIASGGELSRFLLALKVCLTGDTPGMTLIFDEIDRGVGGATADAVGRRLKALATGAQVLVVTHSPQVAALGAHHWRVEKRVVADMTTSTVTPLDGAARIEEIGRMLSGDSVSDAAREAARALLAG from the coding sequence ATGCTGCGTTCGCTCGATATCCGGGACATGCTGATCATTGATCGGCTCTCGCTGTTGTTTCAGCCGGGGCTGAATGTGCTGACCGGGGAAACCGGGGCAGGCAAATCCATTCTGCTGGACAGTCTGGGCTTTGTGCTGGGCTGGCGTGGTCGGGCCGAACTGGTGCGGCAGGGGGCCGAACAGGGCGAAGTGGTCGCGGTGTTCGACCTGCCGCCCGCCCATGCCGCCCGGGATGTTCTGGCAGAATACGGGATCGAGGCCGAGGACGAACTGATCCTGCGCCGGATCAACCATGCCGATGGCCGCAAGACCGCCTGGGTCAATGACCGCCGCGTCTCTGGCGAGGTGCTGCGCGCGCTGTCGGACCGGCTGGTGGAACTGCATGGCCAGCATGACGACCGGGGTCTGCTGAACCCGCGGGGGCACCGGCAGATGCTTGATGCTTATGCCGGGCTGGATCTGGCCCCGGCGCGCGCCGCATGGTCGGCCCTGGCCAGCAGCAAGAAGCAGCTTGCGGCGGCGGAAGGGGCCTTGGCGGCAGTGCAGGCCGAAGAATCCTTCCTGCGTCATGCGGTGGCCGAACTGGACAAGCTGAACCCTGAATCGGGCGAAGAGGCGGTGCTCGACACCCGCCGCCGCGCCATGCAGGCATCGGAGAAAATCCGCGCGGATGTGGCGCGGGCGGCGGCCACCCTGTCAGAGCAGGGGGCCGAGGCGATGCTGCTGGAGGCGCTGCGGCGGCTGGAAGGGGCGGCGGATCAGGCCGATGGCGCGCTGGATGCGCCGATTGCCGCGTTGAACCGCGTGCTGATGGAATTGGGCGAGGCGCAATCCGGCGTGGATCGGTGCCTTTCGGCGCTGGATTTCAACCCGGCAGAGCTGGAGGCGCTGGAAGAGCGACTGTTCGCCATCCGGGCGCTGGCGCGCAAACATTCGGTGCTGCCGGACGATCTGGGCGGTTTCGCCGAAGGGCTGCGGACCCGGCTGGAGGCGCTCGATGGCGGGGCGCAGAACATTGCGGCACTGACGCGGGCAGTGGCGCTGGCGCAAGACAGCTATGATGCAGCGTCGGCAGAGTTGACCGCCATCCGGCGTGCGGCGGCGCTGCGACTGGATGCGGCGATGGCAGCAGAGCTGGCCCCGCTCAAGATGGAGCGGGCGGTGTTTGTCACCCATGTGACCGAGGGCGATCCGGGGCCGGAGGGGCGCGATGCGGTGGCCTTTACCGTGGCCACCAATCCGGGTGCCCCGGCAGGGCCGCTGAACCGCATCGCCTCGGGCGGTGAGCTGAGCCGGTTCCTGCTGGCGCTGAAGGTCTGCCTGACCGGCGATACCCCCGGCATGACGCTGATCTTTGACGAGATCGACAGGGGCGTCGGCGGGGCCACGGCGGATGCGGTGGGGCGCAGACTCAAGGCGCTGGCGACGGGCGCGCAGGTTCTGGTGGTGACACACAGCCCGCAGGTTGCGGCGCTCGGGGCGCATCACTGGCGGGTGGAAAAGCGGGTTGTGGCTGATATGACGACCTCGACTGTCACACCGCTGGACGGGGCCGCGCGGATCGAAGAGATCGGGCGGATGCTGTCGGGCGACAGCGTGTCGGATGCCGCGCGCGAGGCCGCCCGCGCCCTGCTGGCAGGCTAG
- a CDS encoding DUF3563 family protein — translation MLSTVTKIIRALRIPTAEELEQSYLSSARDRIDLEHRQREIDSGKFRRHYSAYY, via the coding sequence ATGTTGTCCACCGTGACCAAAATCATCCGCGCGCTGCGCATTCCGACCGCCGAAGAACTGGAGCAATCCTATCTGAGCAGCGCACGGGATCGCATTGACCTTGAACACCGTCAGCGCGAAATCGACAGCGGAAAATTCCGCCGTCACTATTCCGCCTATTACTGA
- a CDS encoding SgcJ/EcaC family oxidoreductase, producing MTPDDFTRSFVTLWSARDAKGLAQLACEDADMLTLTGLWCEGRTAITAAFEAELTGLFSRARLVTGKGKLRPLGPGAAVLHQRFVLSGLVDAEGRDLGRIGALLIATLVAKPEGWQAVTLQFSATDG from the coding sequence ATGACGCCGGATGATTTCACCCGCAGCTTCGTCACCCTCTGGAGCGCGCGCGACGCCAAGGGGCTGGCACAACTGGCCTGCGAGGACGCAGATATGCTGACCCTGACCGGGCTGTGGTGCGAAGGCCGCACCGCCATCACCGCTGCCTTCGAGGCAGAACTGACCGGCCTGTTCAGCCGCGCCCGTCTGGTCACTGGCAAGGGCAAGCTGCGCCCGCTGGGGCCGGGGGCCGCCGTGCTGCATCAGCGGTTCGTCCTGTCTGGCCTTGTCGATGCCGAAGGCCGCGACCTTGGCCGCATCGGCGCGCTGCTGATTGCCACGCTGGTCGCAAAACCCGAAGGCTGGCAGGCCGTGACGCTGCAATTCAGCGCCACGGACGGCTGA
- a CDS encoding FAD-binding oxidoreductase, which translates to MTAPALSALSALLGDRFSTARPVCAAHAQSETHIRTGLPDAVVFPETSAEVAAILRICAAHRLPVIGWGAGTSLEGHALPLHGGVSVDFVRMNRVLSVSPEDMLVRVQPGITREDLNRELRATGLFFPVDPGANASLGGMAATRASGTTAVRYGTMRDAVLGLEVALADGRLIRTGTAAPKSSAGYDLTALFVGSEGTLGLITELTLRLHGQPEAVSAAVCAFASMGAAVDCVIETIQSGLPMARIEFLDPAAVAACNAHAQQNLPLAPHLLVEFHGSPAGVAEQAARFGEIAESHDCTGFRWAEKPEERSALWRMRHAAYPACLASRPGATAIVTDVCVPISKLAEAVEETRADIAESGIPGPILGHVGDGNFHAILLIDSESRAEAATAKALASRMAERALRLGGTVSGEHGIGMGKLAYMQAEHGDAWAVMGTLKHALDPDNILNPGKLVPPHDAG; encoded by the coding sequence ATGACAGCCCCCGCACTTTCGGCCCTTTCCGCCCTGCTGGGCGACAGGTTCAGCACCGCCCGCCCCGTCTGCGCCGCCCATGCGCAAAGCGAGACCCATATCCGCACCGGCCTGCCCGATGCAGTGGTCTTTCCCGAAACCAGCGCCGAGGTGGCCGCGATCCTGCGGATCTGCGCCGCACATCGGCTGCCGGTGATCGGCTGGGGGGCCGGCACTTCGCTGGAGGGGCATGCCCTGCCGCTGCATGGCGGCGTGAGTGTGGATTTCGTACGCATGAACCGCGTGCTGTCGGTCAGCCCCGAAGACATGCTGGTGCGGGTGCAGCCCGGCATCACACGCGAAGATCTGAACCGCGAATTGCGGGCGACGGGGCTGTTCTTCCCGGTCGATCCGGGGGCCAATGCCTCGCTGGGCGGTATGGCTGCCACCCGCGCCTCGGGAACGACGGCGGTGCGCTATGGCACGATGCGCGACGCGGTGCTGGGGCTGGAGGTGGCGCTGGCCGATGGTCGGCTGATCCGCACCGGCACGGCCGCGCCGAAATCCAGCGCGGGCTATGATCTGACGGCGCTGTTTGTCGGGTCAGAGGGCACGCTGGGTCTGATCACCGAACTGACGCTGCGCCTGCATGGCCAGCCCGAAGCGGTGTCGGCGGCGGTCTGCGCCTTTGCCAGCATGGGGGCGGCGGTCGATTGCGTGATCGAAACCATTCAGTCCGGTCTGCCGATGGCGCGGATCGAATTTCTCGATCCGGCGGCGGTTGCCGCCTGCAACGCCCATGCCCAGCAAAACCTGCCGCTGGCCCCGCATTTGCTGGTGGAGTTTCACGGCTCTCCCGCAGGTGTCGCCGAACAGGCCGCGCGTTTTGGCGAGATTGCCGAAAGCCATGACTGCACCGGGTTTCGCTGGGCCGAAAAGCCCGAGGAGCGCAGCGCGCTGTGGAGGATGCGCCATGCCGCCTACCCGGCCTGCCTCGCCTCGCGACCCGGTGCCACGGCGATTGTGACCGATGTCTGTGTGCCCATTTCAAAACTGGCCGAGGCGGTCGAGGAAACGCGGGCCGATATCGCCGAAAGCGGTATTCCGGGGCCGATCCTTGGCCATGTGGGCGATGGCAATTTTCATGCCATCCTGCTGATTGACTCCGAAAGCCGCGCCGAGGCCGCAACCGCCAAGGCGCTGGCCAGCCGCATGGCCGAACGCGCCCTAAGGTTGGGCGGCACGGTCAGCGGCGAACATGGCATCGGCATGGGCAAGCTGGCCTATATGCAGGCCGAACATGGTGACGCCTGGGCGGTCATGGGCACGCTGAAACATGCGCTGGACCCCGACAATATCCTCAACCCCGGAAAATTGGTGCCGCCGCATGACGCCGGATGA
- a CDS encoding DUF1638 domain-containing protein: MRPDDVKLTETGLAPAHQGRVLLIACGALAHEVLAVKRAGGWAHLDLQCLPANLHLWPDRIPDAVAAAVAEHRADYEAVFILYADCGTGGLLQAKCAELGVEMLEGPHCYSFFEGNATFAKIAEDEITAFYLTDFLVRQFDAFVWRPMGFDKHPELIRMMFGNYTKLVYQAQTDDPALDAKAADCAARLGLAYERRFTGYGDLAVAIEQVAAR, from the coding sequence ATGCGCCCCGACGATGTAAAGCTGACCGAGACCGGCCTCGCCCCCGCGCATCAGGGCCGCGTCCTGCTGATTGCCTGCGGGGCGCTGGCACATGAGGTGCTGGCCGTGAAACGCGCGGGCGGCTGGGCTCATCTGGATCTGCAATGTCTGCCCGCCAATCTGCATCTCTGGCCCGACCGCATCCCCGATGCCGTGGCCGCCGCCGTGGCCGAACATCGCGCGGATTATGAGGCGGTGTTCATCCTTTATGCCGATTGCGGCACCGGCGGCCTGTTGCAGGCCAAATGCGCCGAGCTGGGCGTGGAAATGCTGGAAGGCCCGCATTGTTATTCGTTCTTTGAAGGCAATGCCACCTTCGCCAAGATCGCAGAGGACGAGATCACCGCCTTCTACCTCACCGATTTTCTGGTGCGGCAGTTCGATGCCTTTGTCTGGCGGCCCATGGGGTTTGACAAACACCCGGAACTGATCCGCATGATGTTCGGCAATTACACCAAGCTGGTGTATCAGGCGCAGACCGACGATCCGGCTCTGGATGCCAAGGCGGCAGACTGCGCCGCGCGGCTGGGCCTTGCCTATGAACGCCGCTTTACCGGCTATGGCGATCTGGCTGTGGCGATTGAGCAGGTTGCCGCCCGCTGA
- a CDS encoding corrinoid protein — protein sequence MADEDDIILSDLSDDELVLQMHDDLYDGLKEEIEEGVTILLERGWTPYDVLTKALVAGMTIVGADFRDGILFVPEVLLAANAMKAGMFILKPLLAETGAPRMGKMVIGTVKGDIHDIGKNLVGMMMEGAGFEVLDLGINNSVEKYLEALEAEKPDILGMSALLTTTMPYMKVVIDTLKEKGMREDYIVLVGGAPLNEEFGRAIGADAYCRDAAVAVETAKQFVARKHNQLSA from the coding sequence ATGGCTGACGAAGACGATATCATCCTCTCTGACCTGTCCGACGATGAGCTGGTCCTGCAAATGCACGACGATCTCTATGACGGCCTGAAAGAAGAGATCGAAGAGGGCGTGACGATCCTGCTGGAACGCGGCTGGACCCCTTATGATGTCCTGACCAAGGCACTGGTCGCCGGCATGACCATCGTGGGCGCCGATTTCCGTGACGGCATCCTGTTCGTGCCCGAAGTGCTCCTGGCCGCCAATGCCATGAAGGCGGGCATGTTCATCCTGAAGCCCCTGCTGGCCGAAACCGGCGCGCCGCGCATGGGCAAGATGGTGATCGGCACCGTGAAGGGCGACATCCATGACATCGGCAAGAACCTTGTCGGCATGATGATGGAAGGCGCCGGGTTCGAGGTGCTGGATCTGGGCATCAACAATTCGGTCGAGAAATACCTCGAGGCGCTGGAAGCCGAAAAGCCTGACATTCTTGGCATGTCGGCGCTGCTGACCACGACCATGCCTTACATGAAGGTCGTCATCGACACGCTGAAAGAAAAAGGCATGCGCGAGGATTACATCGTGCTGGTCGGCGGTGCGCCGCTGAACGAGGAATTTGGCCGGGCAATCGGTGCGGATGCCTATTGCCGCGATGCCGCCGTTGCGGTGGAAACCGCCAAGCAGTTCGTGGCGCGCAAGCACAACCAGCTCAGCGCCTGA
- a CDS encoding PA0069 family radical SAM protein has protein sequence MAERDTALRPEIRVRARGALDNATGRFERETRVAVDDGWDLPEDERLLRTEIRVERPRSALSFNRSPDLPFDRSVNPYRGCEHGCVYCFARPSHAYLNLSPGLDFETRLIARPGIGAVLAQEIGAKAYQVAPIAIGTNTDPYQPCEAQYGVMREVLEVLSRWSHPVAITTKGVLVERDLDLLGPMGQAGLARVGISVTTLDPGLSRSLEPRAAAPARRLAAIRRLTDAGVPVRVMVAPVIPGLTDSELDAILAEARAAGAVAASWIMLRLPREVAPMMKDWLEARLPGRAAKIMARIREVHGGRDYDATFGKRMRGEGLWSELIAERFRLACARQGLDVAQPPLRRDLFARPAQPGDQLSLF, from the coding sequence ATGGCCGAACGCGATACAGCACTCAGACCGGAAATACGTGTGCGGGCGCGCGGCGCGCTCGACAATGCGACGGGCCGGTTTGAACGCGAAACCCGTGTTGCCGTCGACGATGGCTGGGATCTGCCAGAGGACGAACGGCTGCTGCGCACCGAGATCCGGGTGGAGCGGCCCCGCTCGGCGCTCAGCTTCAATCGCTCGCCCGATCTGCCGTTTGACCGCTCGGTGAACCCCTATCGCGGCTGTGAACATGGCTGCGTCTATTGCTTTGCCCGGCCCAGCCATGCCTATCTGAACCTGTCGCCGGGCCTCGACTTTGAAACGCGGCTGATTGCCCGCCCCGGTATCGGCGCGGTGCTGGCGCAGGAGATCGGCGCGAAAGCCTATCAGGTTGCGCCCATCGCCATCGGCACCAATACCGACCCCTATCAACCCTGCGAGGCGCAATATGGCGTCATGCGCGAGGTGTTGGAGGTGTTGTCACGCTGGAGCCATCCGGTTGCGATCACCACCAAGGGCGTGCTGGTGGAACGTGACCTCGATCTGCTGGGGCCGATGGGGCAGGCCGGGCTGGCGCGGGTGGGGATCTCGGTCACCACGCTGGATCCGGGTCTGTCGCGCAGCCTTGAACCGCGGGCGGCAGCGCCCGCGCGGCGTCTGGCGGCGATCCGGCGGCTGACCGATGCCGGGGTGCCGGTGCGGGTGATGGTGGCACCCGTCATCCCCGGCCTGACCGACAGCGAGCTGGACGCGATTCTGGCCGAAGCGCGCGCGGCGGGGGCCGTGGCGGCCAGCTGGATCATGCTGCGCTTGCCACGCGAAGTGGCCCCGATGATGAAAGACTGGCTGGAGGCGCGGCTGCCGGGGCGGGCGGCCAAGATCATGGCCCGCATACGCGAGGTGCATGGCGGGCGCGACTATGACGCGACCTTTGGCAAACGCATGCGCGGCGAGGGCCTGTGGTCCGAACTGATTGCCGAACGTTTCCGGCTGGCCTGCGCGCGGCAGGGGCTGGATGTGGCGCAGCCGCCGCTGCGCCGCGACCTGTTCGCGCGCCCCGCACAACCGGGCGATCAGCTCAGCCTGTTCTGA
- a CDS encoding glutamine synthetase family protein: protein MTDLPSPSGSTLAEAEAFLAAHPEIEAFDIVLHDANGIGRGKIIRRHELSGFYKSGRHLPISILGLDICGEDVHETGLIWDQGDGDLRAWPIPGTLKPLHNTQPPRGEVFMSMYDLEGNKMTSDPRHALQRQVDALAAEGLHPAGAFELEFFLLANERDANGKMVPARDVLDGRPSSKTEVYSVDHLHGMLPLFSDIYAGAAKAGIMAETMISEYAPGQYELTLHYRADVMQAADDLMRLKRIVRAQARAHGVTACFMAKPNEDYAGSGMHFHVSLQDDAGRNVFMEAQEGQWSDTILHALGGMRATMGESMLVFAPHANSWRRFASQSYAPVSPTWGVNNRSVALRIPAGDIKARRIEHRPAGVDANPYLVAATVLAGLRHGLRGKIDPGPETTGNGYADAPDAPPIPVDWRQAIEAAKASAFLKDALGEDMHRTFTAIKAAEYARVARTVSEVDFDLYLHTV from the coding sequence ATGACCGATCTCCCCTCCCCCTCCGGCTCCACCCTTGCCGAGGCCGAAGCCTTCCTCGCCGCCCATCCCGAGATCGAGGCGTTTGACATCGTGCTGCACGACGCCAATGGCATCGGGCGCGGCAAGATCATCCGCCGCCATGAACTGTCCGGCTTTTACAAAAGCGGACGGCATCTGCCGATCTCCATCCTCGGGCTGGATATCTGCGGCGAGGATGTGCATGAAACCGGGCTGATCTGGGATCAGGGCGATGGGGATCTGCGCGCCTGGCCGATCCCCGGCACGCTGAAGCCGCTGCACAACACCCAGCCGCCACGCGGCGAGGTGTTCATGTCGATGTATGATCTGGAGGGCAACAAGATGACCTCCGATCCGCGCCACGCGTTGCAACGGCAGGTCGATGCGCTGGCCGCCGAAGGGCTGCATCCGGCCGGCGCGTTCGAGCTGGAGTTCTTCCTGCTGGCCAATGAGCGTGACGCGAACGGCAAGATGGTGCCCGCCCGTGACGTGCTGGATGGCCGCCCCTCCAGCAAGACCGAGGTCTATTCCGTCGATCACCTGCACGGGATGCTGCCGCTGTTTTCCGACATCTATGCCGGGGCGGCCAAGGCGGGCATCATGGCCGAAACCATGATCTCGGAATATGCGCCCGGCCAATATGAGCTGACTCTGCATTACCGCGCCGATGTGATGCAGGCGGCGGATGATCTGATGCGGCTGAAACGCATCGTGCGCGCGCAGGCCCGCGCCCATGGCGTGACTGCCTGCTTCATGGCCAAACCGAACGAGGACTATGCCGGCTCGGGCATGCATTTCCATGTGTCGTTGCAGGATGATGCGGGGCGCAATGTGTTCATGGAGGCGCAGGAGGGCCAGTGGTCCGACACGATCCTGCACGCTCTGGGCGGGATGCGTGCCACCATGGGTGAATCCATGCTGGTCTTTGCACCCCATGCCAACAGCTGGCGGCGGTTTGCCAGCCAGTCCTATGCGCCGGTCAGCCCGACATGGGGGGTGAACAACCGCTCGGTCGCGCTGCGCATCCCCGCCGGTGACATCAAGGCGCGGCGGATCGAACATCGCCCGGCGGGTGTGGATGCCAACCCCTATCTAGTGGCGGCGACCGTGCTTGCGGGCCTGCGCCACGGTCTGCGCGGCAAGATCGACCCCGGCCCCGAAACCACCGGCAATGGCTATGCCGATGCGCCGGACGCGCCGCCGATCCCGGTGGACTGGCGGCAGGCCATCGAGGCGGCCAAGGCCTCCGCCTTTCTGAAAGACGCCCTGGGCGAAGACATGCACCGCACCTTTACCGCCATCAAGGCCGCCGAATACGCCCGCGTGGCGCGCACGGTGTCAGAGGTGGACTTCGATCTGTATCTGCATACGGTGTAA
- a CDS encoding aspartate aminotransferase family protein: protein MAKAQPTPDPRIAGIRPERLTALATREAKRFAASRPKTRAALAAGSQHFLDGVPMHWMKDWPMPFPMLVAEAKGAALTDLDGYGIDDFCLGDTGSMFGHSPAPVAKAIRKQARHGLTYMLPTEAALAAADLLTQRFGAFQWQIATTATDANRFALRVARAVTGRPKVLVFNGCYHGTVDDTMVALHDGQTVARPGLVGQISDLSQTATCVEFNDLTAVEAALASGEIAAILTEPVMTNSCMVLPDPGFHAGLRDLATRNGAVLIIDETHTISSGLGGYTAVHGLVPDMFVVGKCVAGGMPTAVWGMTADLARRFAAYDAQRPAGHSGMGTTLSANPMQFACLRATLAEVMTAKAYARMEKGAARLAKGLSRVIAAHQAPWHVVRVGARVEFICAPGPLRNGAEAAAAHQPQVEAALHTALLNRGCLIAPFHNMMLISPATRTRQIDRLIAAFDEILTELFAI, encoded by the coding sequence ATGGCCAAAGCCCAGCCGACCCCAGACCCCCGCATCGCCGGTATCCGCCCCGAGCGGCTCACGGCGCTGGCCACCCGCGAAGCCAAGCGCTTTGCCGCATCGCGCCCGAAAACCCGCGCGGCGCTGGCGGCGGGCAGCCAGCATTTTCTGGATGGTGTGCCGATGCACTGGATGAAGGATTGGCCGATGCCCTTCCCGATGCTGGTGGCCGAGGCCAAGGGCGCGGCCCTGACCGATCTGGATGGCTACGGCATCGACGATTTCTGTCTGGGCGATACCGGCTCCATGTTCGGCCATTCCCCAGCCCCGGTGGCCAAGGCCATCCGCAAACAGGCGCGCCATGGCCTGACCTATATGCTGCCGACCGAGGCTGCGCTGGCCGCCGCAGATCTGCTGACCCAGCGCTTCGGCGCGTTTCAATGGCAGATCGCCACCACCGCCACCGATGCCAACCGCTTTGCCCTGCGGGTGGCGCGGGCGGTCACCGGGCGGCCCAAGGTGCTGGTGTTCAACGGCTGTTACCATGGCACGGTCGATGACACGATGGTGGCGCTGCACGATGGTCAGACCGTCGCCCGCCCCGGTCTTGTCGGCCAGATCAGCGATCTGTCGCAGACCGCCACCTGCGTCGAATTCAACGATCTGACGGCTGTCGAGGCGGCGCTGGCCTCGGGCGAGATTGCCGCCATCCTGACCGAGCCGGTGATGACCAATTCCTGCATGGTCCTGCCCGATCCCGGTTTCCATGCCGGGCTGCGCGACCTTGCCACCCGCAATGGCGCGGTGCTGATCATCGACGAGACCCATACGATTTCCTCGGGCCTTGGCGGCTATACCGCGGTGCATGGGCTGGTGCCCGACATGTTCGTGGTCGGCAAATGCGTCGCAGGCGGCATGCCGACCGCCGTCTGGGGCATGACCGCCGACCTGGCCCGCCGCTTTGCCGCCTATGACGCGCAGCGCCCGGCGGGCCATTCCGGCATGGGCACCACACTCTCGGCCAATCCGATGCAATTCGCCTGCCTGCGCGCCACGCTGGCCGAGGTGATGACGGCAAAGGCCTATGCCCGCATGGAAAAAGGCGCCGCCCGTCTGGCCAAGGGCCTGTCGCGGGTGATTGCCGCGCATCAGGCGCCTTGGCATGTCGTGCGCGTCGGCGCGCGGGTTGAATTCATCTGCGCCCCCGGCCCGCTGCGCAACGGTGCCGAAGCCGCCGCTGCGCATCAGCCACAGGTGGAGGCAGCACTGCACACCGCCCTGCTGAACCGCGGCTGCTTGATTGCCCCGTTCCACAACATGATGCTGATCAGCCCGGCGACCAGAACCCGCCAGATTGACCGCCTGATTGCCGCCTTTGACGAAATTCTGACAGAGCTGTTTGCGATATGA